The DNA segment ATTAGAATGCAATAAAGATAATAAAAAGGTTAAATTATTATCAATAAAAGCCGAATGTAATTCTTTATTAATGATGTTGTAGACTCAACGATAAAAAGCCACATTAATGTGGCTTTTTTGTTGCTTATAGTAAAAGAGAAAATAATAAATTTATTAATAACTAAAATAATTTTCGAATTATCACTAAACCAGAGGTTTTGAGTATTAACGCTGATCCTTCCTTATGATATCCTTTTACCATATAAAATGATTAACCCTTGAGAGGGAAAAAATGGATCACCGCTTACTTGAAATTATTGCTTGCCCAGTTTGCCACGGCAAACTTATCTTTGATAAAGAAAATTCAGAGCTTATCTGCAAAATTGATCATTTAGCTTATCCTGTTCGTGACAACATCCCCGTTCTTCTGGAGAATGAAGCAAGAGAATTATCACTAGAAGAGGAAAAATAACTTCATGTTTACAGTCATTATCCCTGGTCGATATGCATCGACCCGTTTACCGGGTAAGCCCCTTGCGGATATTCATGGCAAACCTATGATTGTTCGTGTGATGGAACAGGCTATGCGCTCTGGTGCAAACCGCGTCATTGTTGCAACCGATAACTTAGAGGTTGTTGCAGCAGTTGAAAAAGCGGGCGGGGAAGCGTGTATGACTCGCGAAGATCACCATTCAGGTACAGAACGTTTAGCAGAAGTGATTGAAAAATATCAATTTGCAGATGATGAAATAATCGTTAACGTACAAGGTGATGAGCCTCTTATTCCACCCGCCATTATTGCCCAAGTAGCCGAAAATTTGGCAAATTGTGGTACAGGAATGGCAACATTAGCAGTGCCTATTGTTGACTCAAAAGAAGCTTTTAACCCTAACGCAGTGAAAGTTGTGATGGATGCAAAAGGTTTCGCACTTTATTTTTCTCGTGCAACCATTCCTTGGGAAAGAGACCGTT comes from the Proteus appendicitidis genome and includes:
- the kdsB gene encoding 3-deoxy-manno-octulosonate cytidylyltransferase, whose product is MFTVIIPGRYASTRLPGKPLADIHGKPMIVRVMEQAMRSGANRVIVATDNLEVVAAVEKAGGEACMTREDHHSGTERLAEVIEKYQFADDEIIVNVQGDEPLIPPAIIAQVAENLANCGTGMATLAVPIVDSKEAFNPNAVKVVMDAKGFALYFSRATIPWERDRFNLSHDEIGEHYLRHIGIYAYRAGFIRRYITWEPSPLESIEMLEQLRVLWYGEKIHVAKALEVPGVGVDTQDDLVAARAAYRALNQEF
- a CDS encoding Trm112 family protein; the encoded protein is MDHRLLEIIACPVCHGKLIFDKENSELICKIDHLAYPVRDNIPVLLENEARELSLEEEK